The following are encoded together in the Corticium candelabrum chromosome 1, ooCorCand1.1, whole genome shotgun sequence genome:
- the LOC134182386 gene encoding uncharacterized protein LOC134182386 isoform X1 produces the protein MDHKQEIIILNKKAKKRLEEGHYGEAVKIWKYVKGLAEQHLDMEDKQRLAILTNLGDAYLSSGEYESAQPILEQALSIERRQLQEDHLPLASILFSLARCYFVQSNYINAIELLKECLMIRQIQLPPYHVAVAGTMNALGDCFKRLGKLSDAERLLQGSLAIMKVALPGDHLEVASTQYTLAQCLALRGRLVEAIELLRNCVRIRKMLLTPQHPKVATNVSQLGYYLMRVGNLEESEKCLREALDIQRHALHDKHPSTAITLQWLGEYLMTTGQNNEAGKVLSEAVDIRETSLSQDHPTKIDSLILWSRCLMNITDYTRAERAALEALRIIDISELPSNRIQKSEVMRLLRQLADFQQSQSGHTVTPEQDREQVKEAEQPEGSEYAFNSEKASIEQQGHEQSDQPLPALGRLSISDFLHPLWIGGTLELLRIGSSDGLSCHQTVDSEGGQLIAGSVCITVPQGAVESPTQFSIHSFIHDKYMPPISTSGDQVASPVVCLGPHNVSFSKPINVRINIIADGTSPGWLFTLMRSESSLDETERIWHGVVEYFTDTQKVKSHIPFNAKSWSFEVSKLSWWTWIARFIKNPTIPFRRKMGCVVLGRCLSHLSCKWSLSVHMFNSYEEIGQEIIKSHQAHETLPTAQLCPVTEFIVRKEGHVVITPQHGSEWSLCRGNAKVQYPTEYLWSKAFNHDHCFTFVVEANGSHPDSLDVPIHVEYIRQGEVKLCETLYAVSKLPRTIDLASPSIPSNFPSRSNEEQQLFYFCSKEGLHSSGPASLSAAPNRNGALSQGLLIHQFANVHTVRQCVVNPSYSRAQEQTPLKISLPIGSEVDPSTDCTLRYLDPTDQTVREVHGQIVDSRTVETITPAWPRADRVEVVVLSSDGQSPLKYLVHDFVDTPSAELKRDDDSTAAAASQEAYNACDKLDLNSIVSDKQVFKVGKAVRSYWRDIGIHLEVGMGELSDCEECYSRNEDRCMRVMELWRNKVNKPTIEILLDACRQAGAGGAAERALKN, from the exons ATGGATCATAAACAAGAGATCATAA TTCTaaacaagaaagcaaaaaAGCGTCTAGAGGAGGGACATTATGGTGAAGCCGTTAAGATTTGGAAGTATGTCAAGGGACTTGCCGAACAACATCTTGATAtggaagacaaacagagacttgCCA TTCTTACTAATTTGGGAGATGCATACTTATCCAGTGGAGAGTATGAGAGCGCTCAGCCTATCTTAGAACAAGCTCTCAGCATAGAAAGGAGACAGTTACAAGAAGATCATCTCCCACTAGCCTCAA ttttgttttctcttgcacGCTGCTACTTTGTTCAATCAAACTACATCAATGCGATAGAATTGTTGAAGGAGTGCCTGATGATACGTCAGATACAGCTGCCACCTTATCATGTTGCAGTGGCAGGGA CTATGAATGCACTTGGTGACTGTTTTAAGAGACTGGGGAAACTGTCTGATGCTGAAAGGCTATTACAAGGTTCACTTGCCATTATGAAAGTTGCTCTTCCAGGAGATCACCTCGAAGTTGCATCTA CTCAGTACACTCTTGCTCAGTGTTTGGCCTTACGAGGTAGGCTAGTTGAAGCTATCGAGTTGTTGAGAAATTGTGTTAGAATTCGTAAAATGCTTCTTACTCCTCAGCATCCTAAAGTGGCAACAA ATGTTAGTCAACTGGGATACTATTTAATGAGAGTCGGAAATTTGGAAGAAAGCGAAAAGTGCCTTAGAGAAGCTCTTGACATTCAGCGACATGCCTTACATGACAAGCATCCTTCTACAGCAATAA CTTTACAATGGTTGGGAGAGTACCTCATGACAACGGGACAGAACAATGAAGCAGGAAAGGTTCTTTCCGAAGCTGTCGATATTAGAGAAACATCTCTCAGTCAAGATCACCCCACAAAAATTGATT cATTGATTTTATGGTCACGTTGCCTTATGAATATCACTGACTACACACGTGCTGAGCGTGCGGCACTGGAAGCTCTTCGAATCATCGACATTAGCGAGCTGCCCAGCAACAGAATTCAGAAATCAGAAG TAATGCGATTACTGAGGCAACTTGCTGACTTCCAACAGTCACAGTCTGGTCACACAGTTACTCCTGAACAAGACAGGGAGCAAGTGAAAGAAGCTGAACAGCCAGAGG GAAGTGAGTATGCATTCAACAGTGAAAAGGCATCAATCGAGCAGCAG GGTCATGAACAATCTGATCAACCTTTACCTGCACTGG GACGTCTCTCCATTTCTGATTTCTTGCATCCATTATGGATTGGTGGTACATTGGAATTGCTACGGATTGGTAGCAGTGATGGCTTGTCATGCCACCAGACTGTTGACAGTGAGGGAGGGCAACTGATTGCTGGCAGTGTCTGCATTACTGTTCCACAGGGTGCTGTCGAATCACCAACACAATTCTCCATTCACTCATTCATTCATGATAAGTATATGCCTCCCATCTCTACTAGTGGCGACCAAGTGGCCAGTCCAGTCGTTTGTCTCGGTCCTCACAATGTGTCATTTAGCAAACCAATCAATGTGCGCATCAATATCATAGCTGATGGGACTTCACCAGGCTGGTTGTTTACTCTAATGAGAAGTGAATCATCTCTTGATGAAACAGAGCGAATATGGCATGGTGTGGTAGAGTATTTTACTGATACTCAGAAAGTGAAGTCACATATCCCATTTAATGCTAAGAGTTGGTCGTTTGAAGTGAGCAAGTTAAGTTGGTGGACGTGGATCGCTCGTTTCATCAAGAACCCAACTATTCCATTCAGAAGAAAGATGGGATGTGTAGTTCTGGGTCGATGTCTTAGTCATTTGTCTTGCAAATGGTCACTGTCAGTCCATATGTTCAATTCCTATGAAGAAATTGGGCAAGAAATCATTAAGAGCCATCAAGCACATGAAACGCTGCCTACTGCTCAGCTGTGTCCTGTGACAGAATTCATAGTTCGCAAGGAAGGGCATGTGGTCATCACACCTCAACATGGCTCAGAGTGGTCGTTGTGTCGAGGCAATGCAAAAGTACAGTATCCAACCGAATATCTATGGAGTAAAGCATTTAATCATGATCACTGCTTCACATTTGTGGTTGAAGCAAATGGTTCTCACCCTGATAGTCTAGATGTTCCTATTCACGTTGAGTACATTAGACAAGGCGAAGTGAAATTGTGCGAAACCCTGTATGCAGTTTCCAAGCTTCCTAGGACAATCGATCTTGCAAGTCCCAGTATACCTTCCAACTTTCCATCTCGATCAAATGAGGAACAacaattgttttatttttgcAGTAAAGAGGGTTTACATTCTTCTGGTCCTGCATCTTTGTCAGCAGCTCCAAACAGAAATGGTGCTCTATCACAAG GATTACTAATCCATCAATTTGCAAATGTGCATACAGTCAGGCAATGTGTTGTCAATCCTAGCTATAGTAGAGCTCAA GAACAAACCCCTTTGAAAATTTCTCTTCCTATTGGAAGTGAAGTTGATCCTTCAACAGATTGTACTCTTCGATACTTAGATCCTACCGATCAGACAGTGAGAGAAGTGCATGGACAAATTGTGGATAGTCGGACAGTAGAGACTATCACTCCTG CTTGGCCACGTGCTGATAGAGTAGaggttgttgtgttgtcttctGATGGTCAAAGTCCCTTGAAATATCTTGTACATGACTTTGTTGACACACCTTCAGCAGAGTTGAAACGTGACGATGACAgcactgcagcagcagcaagccAAGAAGCATACAATG CGTGTGATAAATTGGATC
- the LOC134182386 gene encoding uncharacterized protein LOC134182386 isoform X2, translated as MEDKQRLAILTNLGDAYLSSGEYESAQPILEQALSIERRQLQEDHLPLASILFSLARCYFVQSNYINAIELLKECLMIRQIQLPPYHVAVAGTMNALGDCFKRLGKLSDAERLLQGSLAIMKVALPGDHLEVASTQYTLAQCLALRGRLVEAIELLRNCVRIRKMLLTPQHPKVATNVSQLGYYLMRVGNLEESEKCLREALDIQRHALHDKHPSTAITLQWLGEYLMTTGQNNEAGKVLSEAVDIRETSLSQDHPTKIDSLILWSRCLMNITDYTRAERAALEALRIIDISELPSNRIQKSEVMRLLRQLADFQQSQSGHTVTPEQDREQVKEAEQPEGSEYAFNSEKASIEQQGHEQSDQPLPALGRLSISDFLHPLWIGGTLELLRIGSSDGLSCHQTVDSEGGQLIAGSVCITVPQGAVESPTQFSIHSFIHDKYMPPISTSGDQVASPVVCLGPHNVSFSKPINVRINIIADGTSPGWLFTLMRSESSLDETERIWHGVVEYFTDTQKVKSHIPFNAKSWSFEVSKLSWWTWIARFIKNPTIPFRRKMGCVVLGRCLSHLSCKWSLSVHMFNSYEEIGQEIIKSHQAHETLPTAQLCPVTEFIVRKEGHVVITPQHGSEWSLCRGNAKVQYPTEYLWSKAFNHDHCFTFVVEANGSHPDSLDVPIHVEYIRQGEVKLCETLYAVSKLPRTIDLASPSIPSNFPSRSNEEQQLFYFCSKEGLHSSGPASLSAAPNRNGALSQGLLIHQFANVHTVRQCVVNPSYSRAQEQTPLKISLPIGSEVDPSTDCTLRYLDPTDQTVREVHGQIVDSRTVETITPAWPRADRVEVVVLSSDGQSPLKYLVHDFVDTPSAELKRDDDSTAAAASQEAYNACDKLDLNSIVSDKQVFKVGKAVRSYWRDIGIHLEVGMGELSDCEECYSRNEDRCMRVMELWRNKVNKPTIEILLDACRQAGAGGAAERALKN; from the exons AtggaagacaaacagagacttgCCA TTCTTACTAATTTGGGAGATGCATACTTATCCAGTGGAGAGTATGAGAGCGCTCAGCCTATCTTAGAACAAGCTCTCAGCATAGAAAGGAGACAGTTACAAGAAGATCATCTCCCACTAGCCTCAA ttttgttttctcttgcacGCTGCTACTTTGTTCAATCAAACTACATCAATGCGATAGAATTGTTGAAGGAGTGCCTGATGATACGTCAGATACAGCTGCCACCTTATCATGTTGCAGTGGCAGGGA CTATGAATGCACTTGGTGACTGTTTTAAGAGACTGGGGAAACTGTCTGATGCTGAAAGGCTATTACAAGGTTCACTTGCCATTATGAAAGTTGCTCTTCCAGGAGATCACCTCGAAGTTGCATCTA CTCAGTACACTCTTGCTCAGTGTTTGGCCTTACGAGGTAGGCTAGTTGAAGCTATCGAGTTGTTGAGAAATTGTGTTAGAATTCGTAAAATGCTTCTTACTCCTCAGCATCCTAAAGTGGCAACAA ATGTTAGTCAACTGGGATACTATTTAATGAGAGTCGGAAATTTGGAAGAAAGCGAAAAGTGCCTTAGAGAAGCTCTTGACATTCAGCGACATGCCTTACATGACAAGCATCCTTCTACAGCAATAA CTTTACAATGGTTGGGAGAGTACCTCATGACAACGGGACAGAACAATGAAGCAGGAAAGGTTCTTTCCGAAGCTGTCGATATTAGAGAAACATCTCTCAGTCAAGATCACCCCACAAAAATTGATT cATTGATTTTATGGTCACGTTGCCTTATGAATATCACTGACTACACACGTGCTGAGCGTGCGGCACTGGAAGCTCTTCGAATCATCGACATTAGCGAGCTGCCCAGCAACAGAATTCAGAAATCAGAAG TAATGCGATTACTGAGGCAACTTGCTGACTTCCAACAGTCACAGTCTGGTCACACAGTTACTCCTGAACAAGACAGGGAGCAAGTGAAAGAAGCTGAACAGCCAGAGG GAAGTGAGTATGCATTCAACAGTGAAAAGGCATCAATCGAGCAGCAG GGTCATGAACAATCTGATCAACCTTTACCTGCACTGG GACGTCTCTCCATTTCTGATTTCTTGCATCCATTATGGATTGGTGGTACATTGGAATTGCTACGGATTGGTAGCAGTGATGGCTTGTCATGCCACCAGACTGTTGACAGTGAGGGAGGGCAACTGATTGCTGGCAGTGTCTGCATTACTGTTCCACAGGGTGCTGTCGAATCACCAACACAATTCTCCATTCACTCATTCATTCATGATAAGTATATGCCTCCCATCTCTACTAGTGGCGACCAAGTGGCCAGTCCAGTCGTTTGTCTCGGTCCTCACAATGTGTCATTTAGCAAACCAATCAATGTGCGCATCAATATCATAGCTGATGGGACTTCACCAGGCTGGTTGTTTACTCTAATGAGAAGTGAATCATCTCTTGATGAAACAGAGCGAATATGGCATGGTGTGGTAGAGTATTTTACTGATACTCAGAAAGTGAAGTCACATATCCCATTTAATGCTAAGAGTTGGTCGTTTGAAGTGAGCAAGTTAAGTTGGTGGACGTGGATCGCTCGTTTCATCAAGAACCCAACTATTCCATTCAGAAGAAAGATGGGATGTGTAGTTCTGGGTCGATGTCTTAGTCATTTGTCTTGCAAATGGTCACTGTCAGTCCATATGTTCAATTCCTATGAAGAAATTGGGCAAGAAATCATTAAGAGCCATCAAGCACATGAAACGCTGCCTACTGCTCAGCTGTGTCCTGTGACAGAATTCATAGTTCGCAAGGAAGGGCATGTGGTCATCACACCTCAACATGGCTCAGAGTGGTCGTTGTGTCGAGGCAATGCAAAAGTACAGTATCCAACCGAATATCTATGGAGTAAAGCATTTAATCATGATCACTGCTTCACATTTGTGGTTGAAGCAAATGGTTCTCACCCTGATAGTCTAGATGTTCCTATTCACGTTGAGTACATTAGACAAGGCGAAGTGAAATTGTGCGAAACCCTGTATGCAGTTTCCAAGCTTCCTAGGACAATCGATCTTGCAAGTCCCAGTATACCTTCCAACTTTCCATCTCGATCAAATGAGGAACAacaattgttttatttttgcAGTAAAGAGGGTTTACATTCTTCTGGTCCTGCATCTTTGTCAGCAGCTCCAAACAGAAATGGTGCTCTATCACAAG GATTACTAATCCATCAATTTGCAAATGTGCATACAGTCAGGCAATGTGTTGTCAATCCTAGCTATAGTAGAGCTCAA GAACAAACCCCTTTGAAAATTTCTCTTCCTATTGGAAGTGAAGTTGATCCTTCAACAGATTGTACTCTTCGATACTTAGATCCTACCGATCAGACAGTGAGAGAAGTGCATGGACAAATTGTGGATAGTCGGACAGTAGAGACTATCACTCCTG CTTGGCCACGTGCTGATAGAGTAGaggttgttgtgttgtcttctGATGGTCAAAGTCCCTTGAAATATCTTGTACATGACTTTGTTGACACACCTTCAGCAGAGTTGAAACGTGACGATGACAgcactgcagcagcagcaagccAAGAAGCATACAATG CGTGTGATAAATTGGATC